In one window of Saprospiraceae bacterium DNA:
- a CDS encoding MotA/TolQ/ExbB proton channel family protein gives MSNQNAKTDKNASSSKFSSLFAAIAIPTAFVIGVSVYIFILGDPSHFENGDPKGHPHPGDYLGMMYKGGPMVPILMTNFIIVLSVIIERMITIGAASGKGSIQTFVRKIKNFLDQNQIDQAITCCDQQKGSVANVIREGLGKYKEMSVNNQLDNEHKVLAIQKEIEESTSLELPVLEKNLVILATISSVATLLGLLGTVFGMIRAFSAIATAGAPDAVALSTGISEALINTALGIGTSALAIISYNYFTTRIDGMTYGIDEAGFTIAQTFASKH, from the coding sequence TATTTGCTGCCATTGCAATCCCAACTGCATTTGTAATCGGGGTATCGGTTTACATTTTTATTTTGGGCGATCCTTCTCACTTTGAAAATGGGGATCCCAAAGGTCACCCTCATCCGGGTGATTATTTGGGAATGATGTATAAAGGAGGTCCCATGGTTCCAATACTCATGACAAATTTTATCATTGTTTTATCAGTGATTATTGAGAGGATGATTACTATTGGGGCGGCGTCAGGCAAAGGTTCTATACAGACCTTTGTAAGAAAGATTAAAAACTTTTTGGATCAGAACCAGATCGATCAGGCCATTACCTGCTGCGACCAGCAAAAAGGTTCTGTAGCCAATGTGATCCGCGAAGGTCTTGGCAAATACAAAGAAATGTCTGTTAACAACCAACTGGATAACGAACACAAAGTGCTGGCCATTCAGAAGGAAATTGAGGAATCGACCTCTTTGGAATTGCCTGTATTGGAGAAAAACCTGGTCATCCTTGCAACCATCTCTTCTGTGGCTACCCTTTTGGGACTTTTAGGAACAGTTTTCGGGATGATCCGCGCATTCTCAGCCATTGCTACAGCGGGTGCTCCGGATGCAGTTGCACTGTCTACCGGTATTTCCGAAGCCCTGATCAATACGGCTTTAGGTATTGGTACATCTGCTTTAGCCATCATTTCATACAACTATTTCACTACTAGAATTGATGGAATGACTTATGGAATTGACGAAGCAGGATTTACAATAGCCCAAACCTTTGCTTCCAAGCACTAA
- a CDS encoding biopolymer transporter ExbD: MPKVKVPRKSTTIDMTAMCDVAFLLLTFFILTTKFRPQEVVEIDIPSSTAQIPIPDKDILMFQIAPDGRAFFGLDDQITRLKLLNRLEEGYQIKFTEDQKEAFKLVELWGMNIRELPAYLSLDANSRAHFKHPGLVIDTTSGEHQLEDLILWSRQENNNLRIAIKADKTTEYRAFDKIIEALQNRKVNRFNLITSARSAQE; the protein is encoded by the coding sequence ATGCCAAAAGTTAAGGTTCCACGGAAGAGCACAACAATAGACATGACGGCCATGTGCGACGTTGCATTTCTGTTGTTGACCTTCTTTATCCTTACTACCAAATTCAGGCCGCAGGAGGTTGTCGAAATTGACATTCCCTCCTCCACCGCGCAAATTCCAATTCCGGACAAGGATATTCTCATGTTTCAGATCGCTCCCGACGGAAGAGCTTTTTTCGGGTTGGACGATCAAATTACCCGTCTGAAATTGTTGAACCGATTGGAAGAAGGATATCAGATAAAATTTACAGAAGACCAAAAGGAAGCATTCAAACTCGTTGAGTTGTGGGGAATGAATATCAGGGAACTACCCGCGTATTTATCGCTCGATGCGAATTCAAGGGCACATTTCAAACATCCGGGACTGGTTATTGATACAACAAGCGGCGAGCACCAGCTGGAAGACCTGATCCTTTGGTCGAGACAGGAAAACAACAACCTGAGAATAGCGATTAAAGCTGATAAAACAACAGAATACAGAGCATTTGATAAAATTATCGAAGCCCTGCAAAATCGAAAAGTAAACCGTTTCAACCTGATCACCTCAGCCAGAAGTGCCCAGGAATAA
- a CDS encoding biopolymer transporter ExbD, with the protein MAEMNVPESGAKKGKKKSRSKKMSTRVDLTAMVDLGFLLITFFMLATTFNKPKTMEIIKPAKEDKIKDEEIPAIKMSKTVTLLLGSNDKVFWYVSPDEVNADTELSMDSVDYSPNGLRKVIQRRIKEVHEQWTDTTNLFVMIKPLPTSKYKNIVDVLDEMTINDVKTYAILKPDDPVDSVVCVKIGQVRK; encoded by the coding sequence ATGGCTGAAATGAATGTACCCGAAAGTGGTGCGAAAAAAGGCAAGAAGAAATCGCGATCGAAAAAAATGTCCACCCGGGTAGATTTAACTGCCATGGTGGATCTGGGGTTTTTGCTGATCACATTTTTTATGTTGGCTACTACGTTCAACAAGCCAAAAACGATGGAGATCATCAAACCCGCTAAAGAGGATAAGATTAAAGATGAAGAGATCCCGGCAATCAAAATGTCGAAGACGGTTACCCTGTTACTCGGGTCTAATGACAAAGTGTTTTGGTACGTATCTCCTGATGAGGTCAATGCAGATACTGAATTAAGCATGGACAGTGTGGATTACAGCCCGAATGGACTCAGAAAGGTTATTCAAAGGAGGATTAAGGAAGTCCACGAGCAGTGGACAGACACTACAAACTTATTTGTGATGATCAAGCCACTTCCCACATCGAAGTACAAAAATATTGTCGACGTACTCGATGAAATGACCATCAACGATGTAAAGACTTATGCCATTTTAAAGCCGGACGATCCCGTCGATAGTGTGGTTTGTGTTAAAATTGGGCAGGTAAGGAAATAA